A DNA window from Sediminitomix flava contains the following coding sequences:
- a CDS encoding tetratricopeptide repeat protein gives MTFRPFIIFIFLIPFELYAQEKFDVLRKQALHFAQIGKIEEASKLYDSLLYLGGDRYLLEEEKYMAANVYWSSGSKSEIENTTKAVSFLRSIDNDSLASDFYKEFASIQLEEIYAFAYSRAEFHIINKRYRRGLEWLEIAWDIDHKDKRLRQLLLATSLLVNDTERFSRYMELLYIDGAGSPETYNIWLEIEWRSGNRNLAISQLKTLLKAFPESEILILRMIQFQLRLDEFEKAQTYLNQLPSTPDRKKYKKLYHALIEEYSNQEESALKSYAQITKEFPNFFEGHYNEGHLHYILALEQIDDLNKKFNKIIKQEKISRQDFQVFRKEINYHLTQALKSFDKAQKIQPENLEILRIRSTVYQLLNKDKKQKELDLLIEYAELD, from the coding sequence ATGACTTTTCGCCCATTCATAATTTTCATTTTCCTCATCCCTTTTGAGCTATACGCACAAGAGAAGTTTGACGTACTCAGAAAGCAGGCGCTTCATTTTGCCCAAATTGGAAAAATTGAAGAAGCATCTAAGCTCTATGACTCACTTCTTTACCTAGGAGGAGATCGTTATCTATTGGAAGAAGAAAAATACATGGCGGCAAATGTTTATTGGAGTAGCGGCTCCAAGTCTGAAATTGAAAATACAACCAAAGCCGTTTCTTTTCTGAGAAGTATAGACAATGATTCTTTAGCCTCTGATTTTTATAAAGAATTCGCTTCTATTCAGCTCGAAGAAATCTATGCATTTGCATACAGTCGAGCAGAATTTCATATCATCAACAAAAGGTACCGAAGAGGTTTAGAATGGCTAGAAATAGCTTGGGACATTGATCATAAAGACAAAAGGCTACGCCAGTTACTATTAGCCACAAGTCTTTTAGTAAATGATACAGAGCGTTTTAGCAGATACATGGAGTTACTTTACATTGATGGAGCAGGCTCGCCAGAAACTTATAACATTTGGCTAGAAATAGAATGGCGCTCGGGCAATCGAAACCTCGCAATTTCTCAACTCAAAACTCTCTTAAAAGCTTTTCCTGAGTCTGAAATTCTCATTTTACGCATGATTCAGTTTCAATTAAGATTGGATGAATTTGAGAAAGCACAGACCTATCTCAACCAACTTCCTTCAACTCCTGACAGGAAAAAATATAAAAAGCTATATCACGCGCTTATAGAAGAATACAGCAACCAAGAAGAAAGTGCATTAAAGTCTTATGCCCAAATCACGAAAGAATTTCCTAATTTTTTTGAAGGACATTACAATGAAGGGCATCTTCATTATATACTGGCTTTGGAACAAATTGATGATCTTAACAAAAAATTTAATAAGATTATCAAGCAAGAGAAAATTTCACGTCAAGACTTCCAAGTATTCAGAAAAGAAATCAACTATCACCTCACTCAAGCCTTAAAATCTTTTGATAAAGCACAGAAAATCCAACCTGAAAACCTAGAAATTCTACGTATCAGAAGCACAGTTTATCAGCTCCTCAACAAGGATAAAAAACAAAAAGAACTCGATTTATTGATCGAGTATGCTGAACTAGATTGA